Proteins co-encoded in one Sulfurimonas sp. HSL1-2 genomic window:
- a CDS encoding carboxypeptidase regulatory-like domain-containing protein has product MRRKIQKLVLVAATVLFSACGGGGGGGSSPVYYSISGTVSGDIVEGVSIALGGSASSATLTDASGSYRFSGLENGNYSLTPSKAGYTFTPSQASVTLSDANKSGVDFVSSLVTYNIGGSISTSLGDPLINATVYLQGDQNSTSTTDVLGHYSFSGLVSGTYTLTPSMSGFLFTPASRAVNITDADVLDNNFTGSEMNWTLRAFGNTLRGVAWSGAVFSAVGTDNIALTSIDGVEWTPHPQSIDVDFSNAVWTGTQFAAVDYGSSVLTSSDGENWAAYPTGATVSLRDIAWSGTTYVAVGYSSSIAGLGMILTSADGVSWTSQIAPISLNAVTWSGSQFVAVGGYPGLILTSTNGTAWTQQVIPVPCALFAVEWSESLSLFVAGGNNGSSVTPEGVILTSPDGAAWTARDANTSSSFEDLVWSGTQFVAVGDGVFTSVDGVVWTQKLAQTFARLHGVTWTGTAYAAVGDNGGILTSPDAADWTVRREGAWQRLNAAAWNGSQFLAVGFDNIVQTSPDGVSWTVRDSMVGTLSAFSEALYDVVWSGDKYVAVGGAQDAVGRIVTSADGVSWTPQVSGTTNLLNGVAWTGTQFVAVGGSTGLGTILTSPNGVDWTIRTSGATTILNDVAWSGTRLVAVGSNTVLTSEDGITWTPRSLAAADLLFRIAWSGAQFVAVGLDGAIQTSPDGLVWTAQVSGTTASLQSVTWVDDHFIVVGSIGGESDGTILTSPDGIVWTEQTPATTNGGIYDVACSDTGCVAVGTTGQIQTAP; this is encoded by the coding sequence ATGCGGCGCAAAATTCAAAAATTGGTATTGGTCGCGGCGACGGTGCTTTTCAGCGCCTGCGGGGGCGGCGGGGGAGGAGGCTCTTCGCCCGTTTACTATTCAATTTCGGGTACAGTGAGCGGCGATATAGTGGAAGGTGTTTCGATTGCCCTGGGGGGGAGTGCATCTTCGGCTACGCTGACGGATGCATCCGGAAGCTATCGCTTCTCGGGTTTGGAAAACGGGAATTACAGTTTGACACCGAGCAAGGCCGGGTATACGTTTACGCCGTCGCAAGCGAGTGTGACGCTCAGTGATGCAAACAAAAGCGGTGTGGATTTTGTATCTTCGCTGGTGACTTACAACATTGGCGGGAGCATTTCGACGTCTTTAGGCGATCCCCTCATCAATGCGACGGTATATTTGCAGGGCGATCAAAACAGTACATCTACGACGGATGTATTGGGTCATTACAGCTTCTCCGGGTTAGTGAGCGGTACGTATACGTTGACGCCAAGTATGAGCGGTTTTCTGTTTACGCCTGCGAGCAGGGCGGTAAACATTACAGATGCCGACGTCTTGGACAACAACTTCACTGGGTCGGAAATGAATTGGACCCTCAGGGCTTTTGGCAATACGTTGCGCGGCGTCGCCTGGTCGGGGGCGGTGTTTTCGGCGGTGGGGACCGACAATATTGCACTCACATCAATAGATGGCGTAGAATGGACGCCGCACCCGCAGAGTATCGACGTGGATTTCTCCAATGCCGTCTGGACGGGAACGCAGTTTGCTGCCGTAGACTATGGCTCTTCTGTTCTGACGTCGTCTGACGGCGAAAATTGGGCTGCGTACCCGACAGGTGCAACCGTATCGCTTCGCGATATCGCATGGTCCGGAACGACATATGTCGCGGTAGGTTATAGCAGCAGTATCGCCGGGCTGGGGATGATACTGACATCGGCTGACGGCGTCAGCTGGACATCGCAGATTGCGCCGATATCGTTAAATGCCGTCACATGGTCCGGATCGCAATTTGTGGCGGTCGGCGGTTACCCGGGGCTGATATTGACTTCGACGAACGGCACGGCGTGGACACAGCAGGTCATACCTGTGCCCTGTGCTCTTTTTGCCGTTGAGTGGTCTGAGTCCCTTTCTTTGTTTGTTGCAGGTGGAAACAACGGCTCCTCAGTGACACCGGAAGGTGTGATTTTGACATCACCTGACGGCGCGGCCTGGACTGCCCGGGATGCGAATACCTCCTCTTCCTTTGAAGATCTGGTATGGTCCGGAACACAGTTTGTAGCCGTCGGAGACGGTGTGTTTACCTCCGTGGACGGTGTGGTTTGGACCCAGAAACTAGCGCAGACGTTTGCAAGACTTCATGGCGTCACCTGGACCGGAACAGCGTATGCGGCAGTGGGGGACAACGGAGGGATTTTGACCTCCCCGGATGCGGCAGACTGGACCGTTCGGCGGGAAGGTGCATGGCAGAGACTCAATGCAGCCGCCTGGAACGGCTCGCAATTTTTGGCGGTCGGTTTTGACAACATTGTACAGACGTCACCGGACGGCGTGAGCTGGACGGTGCGGGACTCAATGGTTGGGACGTTGTCGGCATTTTCCGAAGCGCTGTACGATGTTGTGTGGTCTGGCGACAAATACGTTGCTGTCGGCGGTGCGCAGGATGCCGTCGGCAGAATTGTCACCTCGGCTGACGGTGTCTCGTGGACGCCGCAGGTTTCGGGAACGACAAATCTGCTCAACGGTGTGGCATGGACGGGAACTCAGTTTGTGGCTGTGGGTGGCAGTACGGGACTAGGAACGATCTTGACGTCGCCCAACGGCGTAGACTGGACCATTCGGACATCCGGGGCCACCACCATTCTCAATGACGTGGCGTGGTCGGGAACAAGGCTTGTGGCAGTCGGCAGCAATACGGTACTGACTTCTGAAGACGGCATTACGTGGACGCCACGGTCTCTAGCGGCTGCTGACCTGCTTTTCCGTATTGCGTGGTCCGGTGCACAATTCGTGGCCGTGGGGTTGGACGGTGCCATACAGACGTCCCCCGATGGCCTGGTGTGGACAGCGCAGGTATCCGGTACGACGGCTTCTTTGCAGAGTGTTACCTGGGTGGATGACCATTTTATTGTTGTCGGGTCAATCGGCGGAGAATCGGATGGAACGATTCTGACGTCACCGGATGGTATCGTGTGGACTGAACAGACGCCTGCGACTACCAATGGCGGGATATACGATGTTGCGTGCAGTGATACTGGATGTGTGGCAGTAGGTACAACAGGGCAGATACAGACAGCGCCGTAA
- the rsfS gene encoding ribosome silencing factor: MQKRLEKIIDVLDRNKAEAIELFDLRERDYFVEYVIIATSLGERHTHALLDYLKKDLKPGEHFNQVDESGEWIVVDLGDVLIHIMTPEYRSKYDMESFLTELAKKQEF; the protein is encoded by the coding sequence GTGCAAAAACGACTAGAAAAGATTATTGACGTGCTCGACCGCAACAAGGCAGAAGCGATTGAGCTCTTCGACCTTCGCGAACGGGACTATTTCGTCGAGTACGTCATTATCGCGACCTCTCTGGGGGAACGCCATACCCACGCCCTCCTCGACTACCTGAAAAAGGATCTGAAGCCGGGCGAGCACTTCAACCAGGTGGACGAAAGCGGCGAGTGGATCGTCGTCGACCTCGGCGACGTTCTCATCCATATCATGACGCCGGAATACCGCAGCAAATACGATATGGAGTCTTTTTTGACAGAATTGGCTAAAAAGCAGGAGTTTTAA
- the nadD gene encoding nicotinate (nicotinamide) nucleotide adenylyltransferase translates to MAIAIFGGSFDPPHAGHAAVVSRVLDTLPIETLYIVPAYVNPFKRGTHAPPELRLQWLERIFASRERVRVSAFEIDQGRPVPSIETVRHFREIDTDIYLIIGADNLDALTKWHAFDELDRMVTWVVASRKGSEVPEHYLRLDVDVDISSTELRSLEKTHLIPDSVREEIENYYKEIQCKND, encoded by the coding sequence ATGGCGATAGCGATTTTCGGCGGTTCTTTCGATCCTCCCCATGCCGGACACGCCGCTGTCGTTTCACGGGTACTGGATACCCTGCCGATCGAAACGCTTTATATCGTTCCGGCCTATGTCAATCCGTTCAAGCGCGGCACCCATGCCCCCCCGGAACTTCGTCTGCAGTGGCTTGAGCGTATTTTCGCTTCCAGAGAACGCGTCCGGGTCAGCGCATTCGAAATCGATCAGGGCCGGCCCGTACCGTCGATTGAGACCGTCCGCCATTTCAGAGAAATCGATACGGACATCTACCTCATCATCGGCGCGGACAACCTGGACGCGCTCACGAAATGGCATGCATTCGATGAGCTGGACCGCATGGTCACCTGGGTCGTTGCCAGCCGGAAGGGCAGCGAAGTCCCCGAACACTACCTGCGGCTGGACGTCGATGTCGACATCAGTTCGACCGAGCTCCGCTCATTGGAGAAAACCCATCTCATTCCCGACAGCGTCCGGGAAGAGATAGAAAACTATTACAAGGAAATTCAGTGCAAAAACGACTAG
- a CDS encoding phosphoglycerate kinase: protein MELLNIKDLDLQDKKVFIRCDFNVPLDSFGNISDDRRIRSAIATINYCLDKDCAVILASHMGRPKGEVDPKYSLEPVRLRLQQLLKRSVTLAKDVVGEDALAKAAALPRHEVLLLENLRFEKGETKNDDILAEKLAGMAEFYINDAFGVSHRAHASVEAITKHFDEKHKAAGFLLQKEIRFFGTLIKQPVRPFAAIVGGSKVSGKLEALINLLPRVDKIIIGGGMAFTFLKQLGYDVGNSLVEDDLLDEAQKIMDEARRRKVKFYLPVDVVAAQTFSADATSKLVSAQEIPQGWMGLDIGPATVRLYREVLNDVQTVLWNGPMGVYEMERFARGSSKIAHFVADSYATTVVGGGDTADLVQRIGLDEEMTFISTGGGASLELLEGKVLPGVKPLVIKAHD from the coding sequence ATGGAGCTTCTCAATATCAAAGATCTGGACCTGCAGGACAAAAAAGTATTTATCCGCTGTGATTTCAACGTCCCGCTCGATTCGTTCGGAAACATCTCCGATGATCGCCGTATCCGCTCGGCGATTGCAACGATCAATTACTGCCTGGATAAAGACTGTGCCGTGATCCTTGCATCACACATGGGACGTCCGAAGGGCGAGGTCGATCCGAAATACTCCCTTGAGCCGGTACGCCTGCGTCTGCAGCAGCTGCTCAAGCGCAGTGTCACCCTGGCCAAAGATGTCGTCGGTGAGGATGCCCTGGCCAAAGCGGCTGCGCTGCCGCGCCATGAAGTCCTTCTGCTGGAAAACCTCCGCTTTGAAAAGGGTGAAACGAAAAATGACGATATCCTTGCCGAGAAACTAGCGGGGATGGCGGAGTTCTACATCAACGACGCGTTCGGCGTCAGCCACCGCGCCCATGCCTCGGTGGAGGCGATCACCAAGCATTTTGACGAGAAGCACAAGGCGGCGGGCTTCCTGCTGCAAAAAGAGATCCGTTTCTTCGGTACGCTGATCAAGCAGCCGGTCCGCCCCTTCGCGGCGATCGTCGGCGGGAGCAAGGTCTCGGGCAAGCTCGAAGCACTGATCAACCTGCTGCCGCGCGTCGACAAGATCATCATCGGCGGGGGGATGGCCTTCACCTTCCTCAAGCAGCTCGGTTACGACGTCGGAAACTCCCTGGTCGAAGACGACCTGCTCGATGAGGCGCAGAAGATCATGGACGAAGCACGCCGCCGCAAGGTGAAGTTCTACCTGCCGGTTGACGTTGTCGCCGCGCAGACCTTCTCCGCGGATGCCACCAGCAAACTCGTTTCCGCCCAGGAGATCCCGCAAGGCTGGATGGGCCTCGATATCGGGCCGGCGACGGTGCGTCTCTACCGCGAAGTCCTCAACGACGTCCAGACGGTGCTCTGGAACGGTCCGATGGGAGTCTACGAGATGGAGCGTTTTGCCCGCGGTTCCAGCAAGATCGCCCACTTTGTCGCCGACTCCTATGCGACGACCGTCGTCGGCGGGGGGGATACGGCGGACCTGGTCCAGCGTATCGGCCTTGACGAAGAGATGACCTTTATCTCCACAGGGGGTGGGGCGTCCCTGGAGCTGCTTGAGGGCAAAGTCCTTCCGGGCGTCAAGCCGCTCGTGATCAAGGCACACGATTGA
- a CDS encoding triose-phosphate isomerase, which produces MIIAANFKTNHTRAATEAYLEKVTAYIAEADIADEVMVFPPATALCSGKGGVTVGAQNAWATENGAYTGEIGTEQLDEFGIRTILIGHSERRHILGESQALVAEKFAYFKALGYRIVYCIGEPLEVREAGNEALMTYLAEQLEGIDLSYENLVIAYEPVWAIGTGRVPSESEIELIHGALAKLTTAPLLYGGSVKVGNAAAILALDHVDGALVGSGALDADDFCRMIATAKQIKKQEV; this is translated from the coding sequence TTGATCATCGCGGCCAACTTCAAGACGAACCACACCCGCGCTGCCACCGAAGCGTACCTGGAGAAGGTGACTGCGTATATCGCCGAAGCAGACATTGCGGATGAGGTGATGGTCTTCCCGCCTGCGACAGCACTGTGCAGCGGCAAAGGCGGTGTGACCGTCGGTGCGCAAAACGCATGGGCTACCGAAAACGGGGCATACACCGGCGAGATCGGGACGGAGCAGCTTGACGAATTCGGGATCCGTACCATCCTGATTGGCCATTCTGAGCGTCGCCACATTCTCGGGGAGTCCCAGGCGCTTGTTGCGGAAAAATTCGCCTATTTCAAAGCGCTCGGATACCGTATCGTCTACTGCATCGGGGAACCGCTGGAAGTCCGTGAGGCCGGGAACGAGGCATTGATGACCTATCTGGCGGAACAGCTTGAAGGGATCGACCTTTCGTATGAAAACTTGGTGATCGCCTATGAACCGGTCTGGGCGATCGGTACGGGTCGCGTTCCCAGCGAAAGCGAGATCGAACTGATCCACGGTGCCCTGGCGAAGCTGACGACGGCGCCGCTGCTTTACGGCGGCAGTGTCAAGGTCGGAAACGCCGCGGCTATTTTGGCGCTTGATCATGTTGACGGCGCACTTGTCGGAAGCGGCGCGCTCGATGCAGATGACTTCTGCCGGATGATCGCTACGGCGAAACAAATTAAAAAACAGGAGGTTTAA
- the fabI gene encoding enoyl-ACP reductase FabI, producing MLMKGKKGLIVGLANDKSIAYGIAKACHDQGAELAFTYLNDALKKRVEPIAESFGSDKVYELDVSNPDHMDAIAGLVEKDMGKIDFLVHSVAFAPKEALTGSFLETTKSAFNIAMEISVFSLIDLTNKLQPVLADDASILTLSYLGGPKYVANYNVMGVAKAALESTVRYMAVDLGTKGQRVNAISAGPIKTLAAAGIGDFKQILRWNELNAPLKKNVTIEEVGNSAMYLLSDLASGVSGEIHYVDAGYNIMGMAAVEKNAEGKTVLSWDENK from the coding sequence ATGTTGATGAAAGGTAAAAAGGGTCTTATCGTCGGATTGGCGAATGACAAATCCATTGCATACGGTATTGCAAAGGCGTGCCACGATCAGGGGGCGGAACTGGCGTTCACCTACCTCAACGATGCGCTCAAAAAGCGCGTGGAACCGATTGCCGAATCATTCGGTTCGGACAAGGTGTATGAGCTGGACGTCTCCAACCCCGATCATATGGATGCGATCGCTGGTCTCGTTGAAAAGGATATGGGCAAGATCGATTTTCTTGTCCACTCCGTCGCTTTCGCCCCGAAAGAGGCACTGACGGGCAGCTTCCTGGAAACCACGAAGAGCGCTTTCAACATCGCCATGGAGATCTCCGTTTTCTCCCTGATCGACCTGACGAACAAGCTCCAGCCGGTACTGGCGGACGACGCTTCGATCCTTACGCTGAGCTACCTCGGCGGGCCGAAATATGTCGCCAACTACAATGTTATGGGTGTCGCCAAGGCGGCCCTGGAGTCAACGGTACGCTATATGGCGGTTGATCTCGGTACGAAAGGGCAGCGTGTCAACGCTATCAGCGCCGGCCCGATCAAGACCCTTGCCGCGGCGGGCATTGGTGACTTCAAACAGATCCTGCGATGGAACGAACTCAATGCACCGCTGAAGAAGAACGTTACAATCGAAGAAGTGGGGAATTCGGCAATGTACCTGTTGAGCGATCTGGCTTCCGGCGTCAGCGGGGAGATCCACTACGTCGATGCTGGCTATAACATTATGGGGATGGCGGCTGTCGAGAAGAACGCCGAGGGCAAAACGGTCCTCAGCTGGGACGAAAACAAGTAG
- a CDS encoding ABC transporter permease, whose protein sequence is MNLLLRKAGYLLLMLMLITIISFMAIHAAPNSFLSGGELNPNMSAEAIERLKAVYGLDKPLWQQYTDWIANMTQLDFGISFVSGQDVTAEIMKRLPITLGINIVSLLLVFALSLWLGIKAAMRFEQKTDHAIRQLSLVSFAMPSFYLALLMILLFSVELQWLPITGLHSIGGPEEGAAYWLDMAWHLILPVFVMVFLALGSMTVYVRSLTLEILKSDYYFFAKARDLPERILFRRYILPNLMPPVITLLGLSLPGLIGGSVILEQIFGIEGMGQLFYLSALSRDYPVIMGILMITAFLTLLGNMLADMLLLKLNPYAKRG, encoded by the coding sequence TTGAACCTACTCTTGCGTAAGGCAGGTTACCTGCTGCTGATGCTGATGCTTATTACGATCATCTCTTTTATGGCCATTCATGCGGCCCCCAACAGTTTTCTGAGCGGCGGTGAGCTCAACCCCAATATGTCCGCCGAAGCGATCGAACGACTCAAGGCCGTTTACGGACTGGACAAGCCGCTGTGGCAGCAGTATACGGACTGGATTGCCAACATGACACAGCTCGATTTCGGCATCTCCTTTGTCAGCGGACAAGATGTGACCGCCGAGATCATGAAGCGCCTCCCGATCACCCTGGGGATCAATATTGTCTCTTTATTGCTTGTTTTCGCCCTGTCGCTCTGGCTGGGCATCAAAGCGGCAATGCGTTTTGAGCAAAAAACCGACCACGCGATCCGGCAGCTTTCACTGGTCTCTTTTGCGATGCCCTCGTTCTACCTTGCGCTGCTGATGATCCTGCTCTTCAGTGTTGAACTGCAGTGGCTTCCGATCACGGGGTTGCACAGTATCGGCGGGCCGGAGGAGGGGGCCGCCTACTGGCTGGATATGGCATGGCACCTGATCCTCCCCGTCTTTGTTATGGTCTTCCTGGCCCTGGGTTCGATGACGGTATATGTGCGTTCCCTGACGCTCGAGATCCTCAAAAGCGACTACTACTTTTTCGCAAAGGCAAGGGACCTGCCGGAACGGATACTCTTCCGGCGTTACATCCTGCCCAATCTGATGCCCCCCGTCATTACACTTCTGGGACTATCGTTGCCGGGGCTTATCGGGGGGAGCGTCATCCTGGAACAGATCTTCGGGATCGAGGGGATGGGACAGCTTTTTTACCTGAGTGCCCTTAGTCGGGATTATCCCGTCATTATGGGGATACTGATGATTACGGCATTCCTGACGCTGCTGGGGAATATGCTGGCCGATATGCTTCTGTTGAAGCTGAACCCTTATGCTAAGCGGGGCTGA
- the nusA gene encoding transcription termination factor NusA, producing MENILDIIESIAHEKGLSSENVKEAVKAAFIQTAKRLVNPEFAYDAEIDPETKSIRVYQTITVVEDDDERLEGEEAAAYVGLTRAKAEVDPDVEVGDEFQIEHDIESHGRTAAATLFREIEFHIQRMVENELYNKYKEKIGTIVSGRVTRVDGKQNTYIDMEEVKAVLPMKSRIKGEHFKVGDVVNAVVRRVNIDKINGISIELSRTSPKFLEELLRLEVPEINDKLVIVEKCARIPGERAKIALLSTHPQVDPVGATVGVKGVRINAVSDELLGENIDCVEYTSVPELFIARAMSPAIISSVTIEGDPEDEESEAKAIVTLPSDQKSKAIGKSGINIRLASMLTGYAIELVEQGGSTTTAEEGMPAEEKKEDLSSLEALFGE from the coding sequence ATGGAAAATATTCTGGACATTATTGAATCGATCGCACACGAAAAAGGGCTCTCCTCCGAAAACGTGAAAGAAGCGGTCAAAGCGGCATTTATCCAGACGGCCAAGCGCCTGGTCAACCCGGAGTTCGCCTACGATGCGGAAATCGACCCGGAGACAAAAAGCATCCGCGTCTACCAGACCATTACCGTTGTCGAAGATGACGACGAACGCCTCGAGGGCGAAGAGGCGGCTGCCTATGTCGGCCTGACACGTGCCAAAGCCGAGGTCGATCCGGACGTCGAAGTCGGTGACGAATTCCAGATCGAGCATGACATTGAATCCCACGGCCGTACGGCGGCCGCAACCCTGTTCCGCGAAATCGAGTTCCATATCCAGCGCATGGTCGAGAACGAACTGTACAACAAGTACAAAGAGAAGATCGGCACCATCGTCTCCGGGCGCGTCACCCGCGTCGACGGCAAGCAAAACACCTATATCGATATGGAAGAGGTCAAGGCCGTGCTGCCGATGAAGAGCCGCATCAAGGGTGAGCACTTCAAGGTCGGCGACGTCGTTAACGCCGTCGTACGCCGCGTCAACATCGACAAGATCAACGGCATCTCCATCGAACTCTCGCGCACCTCTCCGAAATTCCTCGAAGAGCTGCTCCGTCTCGAGGTTCCCGAGATCAACGACAAGCTCGTCATCGTCGAGAAGTGTGCGCGTATCCCGGGCGAGCGTGCCAAGATCGCCCTCCTCTCGACCCATCCGCAGGTGGACCCGGTCGGCGCGACCGTCGGGGTCAAAGGGGTCCGCATCAACGCCGTCAGCGACGAACTGCTGGGCGAAAACATCGACTGTGTCGAGTACACCTCCGTACCGGAACTCTTCATCGCCCGCGCGATGAGCCCGGCGATCATCAGCTCCGTTACGATCGAAGGCGACCCGGAAGATGAAGAGAGCGAAGCAAAAGCGATCGTCACCCTCCCGAGCGACCAGAAATCCAAAGCGATCGGCAAAAGTGGTATCAACATCCGCCTCGCCTCCATGCTCACCGGCTACGCCATCGAGCTCGTCGAGCAGGGTGGTAGCACGACGACCGCCGAAGAGGGCATGCCTGCCGAAGAGAAAAAAGAGGACCTCTCCTCCCTCGAAGCGCTTTTCGGCGAATAA
- a CDS encoding HP0268 family nuclease → MELKIARSHTDKKPKKVDVEKIESMVEKEGSVILYFDRENSHKDLLALQEHFENEGKSVYMREVRFGLADNEYMYEVHIL, encoded by the coding sequence ATGGAGCTTAAAATCGCTCGCAGCCACACCGATAAGAAACCGAAGAAAGTTGATGTTGAAAAGATCGAGAGCATGGTCGAAAAAGAGGGATCAGTAATTCTCTATTTCGACCGTGAAAACTCGCACAAGGACCTGCTGGCACTGCAGGAACACTTTGAGAATGAAGGCAAGAGCGTCTATATGCGCGAAGTACGTTTCGGACTCGCCGACAACGAATATATGTACGAAGTGCATATCCTCTAA